From the genome of Triticum aestivum cultivar Chinese Spring chromosome 3B, IWGSC CS RefSeq v2.1, whole genome shotgun sequence, one region includes:
- the LOC123072768 gene encoding putative disease resistance protein RGA4, translating into MAELVATMVVGPLLSIVQDKVSSYILDKYNVMEGMEEQHRVLKRKLPAILDVIDDAEQVASKRAGVKAWLEEVKRVAYDANEVFDDFNYEALRREAKENGHYGELGFNAVKLFPTHNRYAFRDKMGKKLCRIVQDIEVLVAEMNAFGFKYQQQVPASMQWRQTDHVIFDPKKIISRSRDQDTKDIVGVLLGHASNKNLMVLPIVSVGGLGKTTFAQLIYNESEIQKHFELMIWVCVSDNFDVDSLANSIVEAATPNKSTVDAATSNSSTAEATSKKRPLDRLQEALSGRRYLLVLDDVWNREYDKWEKLKRHLIHDAKGCVVLTTTRDEGVAKIMGTVKAYNLAALKDNFIHEIIETRAFSLQNEEERPVVLVNMVGEIVKRCRGSPLAATALGSVLRAKTSEEEWKDISLRSNICTEDSGILPTLKLSYNELSSQMKRCFAFCAVFPKDYEIDVDKLIQLWIAHGFIEDQKEVRAETIGKRIFSELASRSFFVDVKQVRVSFNERRRWHNYSKNTCKVHDLMHDVALSTMEKECALTPKEPSRIEWLPETARHLLLPYENPDIILNDSLARRSPAIQTLLCDVYMDHPLQHLSKYSSLKALQLRTWSRSFPLKSKHLHHLRYLVLSGSCIEALPEDVSILYNLQTLNVSGCRRLCRLPRQTKYMNALRHLYTHGCPKMRSMPGDLRKLMSLQTLTCFVAGPTGSESECSGVGELQQLNLGGELQLHQLENVTEEDAKAANLKNKKELQEMSLKWTVGGRDDARVLEGLKPHDELQAIKIESYGGTTFPTWMAILLKMVEIHLSGCKKLQWLFSCGTSFTFPNLKVFTLQDLECLERLCEITDKEQDEEIIFPRLEKLCVIGCPKLTMKAKAPKLTGLDFEGVEEEIFLWVARYMTSLTTLNLQNRKDTETTSVAMAEVSDLSLAQMVEVKERWNHHDFPFAKLSLNGLKLGVTELCACFVRLQWLDINDCDALVHWPEKEFQSLVSLRNLEIADCKQLVGYAQAPAAEPSTASSSQLLPRLEFVRISGCESMVEVFKLPASLRKMEVDDCTKLKSMFSRSLQQGQSASSILQGSPVHSSRVEQFPFPCLEEIFISACDSLTGVLHLPPSLKKITVYDCCELRSAESHSGEFPSLESLEIGNCETLSSLPDGSQSYSSLECLTIENCPGIKRLPTCLQHV; encoded by the coding sequence ATGGCGGAGCTGGTGGCCACAATGGTGGTCGGGCCCCTGCTGTCCATTGTACAGGACAAGGTATCCAGCTACATCCTGGACAAGTACAATGTGATGGAGGGCATGGAGGAGCAGCACAGGGTGCTCAAGCGCAAGCTGCCGGCCATCCTGGACGTCATCGACGACGCCGAGCAGGTGGCGTCCAAGAGAGCCGGGGTCAAGGCTTGGCTCGAGGAGGTCAAGAGGGTGGCCTACGACGCGAATGAGGTCTTCGACGATTTCAATTACGAGGCGCTCCGTCGCGAGGCCAAGGAGAACGGGCACTACGGCGAGCTCGGCTTCAATGCAGTAAAGCTCTTTCCCACCCACAACCGTTACGCGTTCCGCGACAAGATGGGGAAGAAGCTATGCAGGATTGTGCAGGACATTGAGGTCCTGGTGGCTGAGATGAATGCCTTTGGATTTAAATATCAGCAACAAGTGCCGGCATCCATGCAGTGGAGGCAGACTGATCATGTTATCTTCGATCCAAAGAAAATCATTAGCAGATCGAGAGACCAAGATACTAAGGATATTGTTGGCGTGCTTCTTGGTCATGCTAGCAACAAAAATCTCATGGTCCTTCCCATCGTTAGTGTAGGGGGGCTAGGCAAGACCACCTTTGCGCAGCTCATTTACAATGAATCTGAAATTCAGAAGCATTTCGAGTTGATGATCTGGGTTTGTGTCTCTGACAACTTTGATGTGGATTCCCTAGCTAACAGTATTGTTGAAGCAGCAACTCCCAACAAAAGTACAGTTGACGCAGCAACTTCCAACAGTAGTACAGCTGAAGCAACTTCCAAAAAAAGGCCACTGGATAGGCTCCAAGAAGCACTAAGCGGGCGTAGATACCTCCTTGTATTGGATGACGTCTGGAACCGAGAGTATGATAAGTGGGAAAAGCTCAAGCGCCACCTTATACATGATGCAAAGGGTTGTGTGGTTTTGACAACTACTCGTGATGAAGGAGTTGCAAAAATAATGGGTACAGTTAAAGCCTATAATCTCGCAGCTTTGAAGGATAACTTCATACATGAAATTATTGAGACAAGAGCATTCAGTTTGCAGAATGAAGAAGAAAGGCCTGTCGTGCTTGTTAATATGGTTGGTGAGATTGTGAAGAGATGTCGTGGTTCTCCTTTGGCCGCAACAGCACTCGGCTCTGTGTTGCGTGCAAAGACAAGCGAAGAGGAGTGGAAGGATATATCACTCAGAAGCAACATTTGCACTGAGGACTCTGGCATTTTACCAACACTCAAGCTCAGCTACAATGAATTATCATCGCAGATGAAGCGGTGTTTTGCTTTTTGTGCTGTGTTTCCCAAGGATTATGAGATTGATGTGGACAAGCTGATCCAACTATGGATCGCGCATGGCTTTATCGAGGACCAAAAAGAAGTTCGTGCTGAAACCATTGGCAAGCGGATTTTCAGTGAGCTGGCCTCAAGGTCATTCTTTGTGGATGTGAAGCAAGTCCGAGTTTCATTTAACGAGCGCCGGCGGTGGCATAATTATTCCAAAAATACATGTAAAGTCCACGATCTGATGCATGATGTTGCACTATCTACAATGGAAAAAGAATGTGCTCTCACACCCAAGGAACCAAGTCGGATTGAGTGGCTTCCAGAAACAGCTCGGCACTTACTTTTGCCTTATGAAAATCCAGATATTATTTTGAATGATTCTCTCGCGAGAAGATCTCCGGCTATCCAGACACTTCTGTGTGATGTTTATATGGATCATCCGTTGCAACATTTATCAAAATACAGCTCTTTGAAGGCATTACAACTCCGTACATGGAGTAGGTCATTCCCCTTGAAATCAAAGCATCTGCATCACCTAAGGTATCTTGTTCTTTCAGGAAGTTGTATTGAAGCACTTCCTGAAGATGTAAGCATTCTATACAACCTGCAAACATTAAACGTCTCTGGCTGCCGCAGACTTTGTCGGCTCCCAAGGCAAACGAAGTATATGAATGCCCTTCGTCACCTCTACACTCATGGTTGTCCAAAGATGAGGAGCATGCCTGGTGACCTCCGAAAACTCATGTCACTACAAACACTTACATGTTTTGTAGCAGGTCCTACTGGCTCTGAGTCTGAGTGCAGTGGTGTTGGAGAGTTGCAACAGTTAAACCTTGGTGGTGAGCTACAGCTGCATCAACTAGAGAATGTGACAGAAGAAGATGCAAAAGCAGCAAATCTCAAAAACAAGAAGGAACTTCAAGAAATGTCACTAAAATGGACCGTTGGTGGTAGGGATGATGCAAGAGTGCTCGAGGGTCTCAAACCTCATGATGAGCTGCAGGCTATAAAGATAGAATCCTATGGAGGCACCACCTTTCCAACATGGATGGCTATCTTGCTAAAGATGGTTGAGATCCATCTTTCCGGTTGTAAAAAACTTCAATGGTTATTCAGTTGTGGTACATCCTTCACTTTTCCAAATCTGAAGGTGTTTACCCTACAAGATCTGGAATGTTTGGAACGTTTGTGTGAAATAACAGATAAGGAACAAGATGAAGAGATAATATTTCCTCGCCTTGAGAAGCTGTGTGTTATAGGTTGTCCAAAGCTGACAATGAAAGCTAAAGCACCAAAGCTGACTGGGTTAGACTTCGAGGGAGTTGAGGAAGAGATATTCCTGTGGGTAGCTAGATATATGACTTCATTGACAACTTTGAATCTGCAGAATCGTAAAGACACAGAAACAACTTCGGTGGCAATGGCGGAAGTGTCTGATCTTAGTTTGGCACAAATGGTGGAGGTCAAGGAAAGATGGAACCATCATGATTTCCCTTTTGCAAAGTTGAGCTTAAATGGCTTAAAGTTAGGTGTGACCGAGCTATGTGCATGTTTTGTGCGGCTTCAATGGTTGGACATCAATGATTGTGATGCGCTTGTCCATTGGCCAGAGAAAGAGTTCCAAAGCTTGGTATCCTTGAGGAATCTGGAGATTGCAGACTGCAAACAACTGGTTGGGTACGCACAAGCTCCTGCAGCTGAGCCATCAACAGCATCCTCAAGTCAGCTCCTGCCACGTCTTGAGTTTGTCCGGATAAGTGGTTGTGAGAGCATGGTAGAGGTCTTCAAACTCCCTGCATCCTTGAGGAAAATGGAAGTTGATGATTGCACTAAGCTCAAGTCCATGTTCAGCAGGAGTCTGCAGCAGGGACAATCAGCATCATCGATTCTTCAAGGGTCACCTGTACATTCTTCAAGGGTGGAACAGTTTCCCTTTCCATGTTTAGAAGAGATATTCATATCTGCTTGTGACAGCTTAACAGGGGTCCTCCATCTTCCCCCATCCCTCAAGAAAATTACAGTTTATGACTGCTGCGAGTTGAGATCAGCGGAATCTCACTCGGGAGAGTTCCCATCATTGGAGAGCCTCGAGATTGGAAATTGCGAAACCCTGTCATCCCTACCGGATGGGTCGCAATCATACTCATCTCTTGAGTGTCTTACAATTGAAAACTGTCCTGGTATAAAGAGGCTCCCAACATGCCTGCAGCACGTCTAA
- the LOC123072769 gene encoding cyclin-dependent kinase inhibitor 1C-like, which translates to MAADAAYAKLVLLACNGGVGVRAAPAAVRGVRPGPRRGRARLPAPAPLHAPTPAPPPPRARRRHRAQAPSLAAGPTHRQDQGQHHPVHQVRGRVQGDQAGAEADGGGRAAGLPHARPPRPEPPRRQGCM; encoded by the exons aTGGCCGCCGACGCCGCGTACGCGAAGCTGGTGCTGCTCGCCTGCAACGGCGGCGTCGGCGTCCGCGCTGCACCTGCTGCAGTGAGGGGGGTTCGGCCGGGGCCGCGTCGTGGCCGGGCTCGTCTCCCCGCTCCCGCGCCACTCCACGCACCAACAccagcgccgcctccgccgcgtgcTCGCCGTCGCCACCGAGCCCAggccccctccctcgccgccggccccACGCACCGGCAGGACCAGGGCCAACACCATCCAGTCCACC AGGTTCGGGGACGTGTCCAAGGAGATCAAGCGGGTGCGGAAGCAGATGGAGGAGGACGAGCAGCTGGCCTCCCTCATGCGCGGCCTCCACGGCCAGAACCTCCGCGACGACAAGGCTGCA TGTGA